Genomic segment of Truepera radiovictrix DSM 17093:
AGCTCGAGCACACCTGCCCCTGGCTCCGCGCGGACGTGACGTTAGACCGCGACGGGCTCCTGCGGGCGGCAGCCAACCGGGGGCGCTTCGGCAAACCCCAGGAGGCGGCGTTCCGCCCCGCCGAGGTGCCCTTTTAGGGGTCCGGTGTCGAGCCTGGGGCGCGCTGCGTGTCCGTATCCGTAGCCCCCACGCGCCACGGGCCACAACCCCGCGACTGCTCTGGTACCTGCAGCACCCGGTGAGGGCGCTCGAGGCTGCACACTTGAGGTATGGCTCCCTACCCCGCCAGAGGGCTGCGCCGCACCGTGCTCGCCGTCGCCCTGCTCAACCTCGCCTACTTCGGCCTCGAGTTCGGCGTCGCGCGGGCGATCGGCTCGGTTGCGCTCTTTGCCGACAGCATCGACTTTTTAGAGGACGGGTCGGTAAACCTGCTGATCCTCTTCGCGCTCGGTTGGAGCGCCCCCAACCGGGCGCGTTTGGGCGTGGGGCTCTCGCTGTTGCTGCTCGTCCCGGGGTTCGCCGCCCTCTGGACGGCGGGGAGCAAGCTCCTGCACCCCCTCCCCCCCGACCCGGCGCCGCTCTCGGCTGTGGGCCTAGGGGCGCTCGGGGTCAACCTGCTCTGCGCGTGGCTGCTGGTGCGCTACCGCGAGCACCGGGGCAGTCTGGTCCGCGCGGCGTTTTTGTCGGCGCGCAACGACGCGCTCGCCAACCTCGCCATCCTCGCCGCCGCACTTCTGACGCTCGCGACCCTCTCGGCGTGGCCCGACCTCGTCGTGGGGCTTGGGATTGCGGCGCTGAACGCCGGCGCGGCCGCCGAGGTCTACCGGGCAGCCCGCGCCGAACGGCACCCCGCCGCCCCGTAGCACCCTCCGTCACGAACCGCGATGCGGGGTCGTGCTGGGGTGAGGTTGGCGAGCCGCGCGCCAATCCGCTAGCAGCGGGGGTGGAGCCACACACCCCCGCGGCGCCCTCACGTCCCGTCACCGCTACGCCAACAGGGTGTCTGGGGGCGGAGGCAGATGAGAGACGTGTGTAAGACGTTGGCCACGTGAGCACCCAGGGGTTCGTTATACTGCCCCAATGGCAGATTACTACGAGCTTTTAGGGGTTTCTAGAACCGCGGACGCCGCCGAGATCAAGTCCGCTTACCGAAAGCTCGCGCTCAAGTATCACCCCGACCGCAACCCCGGCGACAAGACGGCCGAAGAGAGGTTTAAAAAACTCAACGAGGCCTACGCGGTGCTCTCCGACCCGGAAAA
This window contains:
- a CDS encoding cation transporter; translation: MAPYPARGLRRTVLAVALLNLAYFGLEFGVARAIGSVALFADSIDFLEDGSVNLLILFALGWSAPNRARLGVGLSLLLLVPGFAALWTAGSKLLHPLPPDPAPLSAVGLGALGVNLLCAWLLVRYREHRGSLVRAAFLSARNDALANLAILAAALLTLATLSAWPDLVVGLGIAALNAGAAAEVYRAARAERHPAAP